One segment of Vibrio gazogenes DNA contains the following:
- a CDS encoding IS630 family transposase (programmed frameshift): protein MMTSDFPKLIRETSDARMRTRLLAISHFVDGKSRTQIAKYLKVSRTSVNNWVVTYLKNGVEGLVEKQHTGRPPRLTEDQLSQLKLYITSNAIKPEGGRLQGTDIIEFIHEEFGLSYSLSGIYKILRKLDLVWITTRSKHPKQSVEAQEAFKKFQIETILKIPGHVALKDVQIWFQDEARFGQRNTTTRIWAEKGTRPRAVQQQQFEYAYLFGAVCVNTGETEAIVVPMSNMEAMKEQLRLISQSTPTDKHAVVIMDQASWHQSYLADSFKNVTIIHIPSYSPELNPIEQVWSWLRQNEIANRCFECYDDIVDKLCSAWNRFCADKSRVISLCFRDWTMLTN from the exons ATGATGACCTCTGACTTCCCAAAACTTATTCGTGAAACATCTGATGCTAGGATGCGTACGAGACTTCTTGCTATATCTCATTTCGTGGATGGAAAAAGCCGCACTCAGATCGCCAAATATTTAAAAGTCAGTCGTACCAGTGTCAATAACTGGGTGGTGACTTATTTGAAGAACGGTGTTGAAGGCTTAGTAGAAAAGCAGCATACAGGCCGTCCTCCACGACTGACTGAAGACCAGCTATCTCAGTTAAAGCTGTACATAACTTCCAATGCGATTAAGCCTGAAGGTGGAAGACTACAGGGAACAGATATTATTGAATTCATACATGAGGAATTTGGCCTATCGTACAGCTTATCAGGTATCTATAAAATATTGAGAAAGCTTGATTTAGTTTGGATAACAACGCGTTCAAAGCACCCAAAGCAATCTGTAGAAGCGCAAGAAGCTTTT AAAAAATTCCAAATCGAAACGATCCTTAAGATCCCAGGACATGTGGCTTTAAAAGATGTTCAAATCTGGTTTCAAGATGAAGCCAGATTTGGCCAGCGCAACACAACCACCCGAATATGGGCAGAAAAAGGGACTCGCCCCAGAGCGGTACAACAACAGCAATTTGAGTATGCGTACCTCTTTGGAGCGGTGTGCGTTAATACCGGAGAAACTGAAGCTATTGTTGTGCCGATGAGCAACATGGAAGCAATGAAAGAGCAACTCAGGCTCATTTCTCAATCAACACCCACGGACAAACATGCTGTCGTCATCATGGATCAAGCCAGTTGGCATCAAAGTTATCTTGCCGATTCATTCAAGAACGTGACTATCATTCATATACCGTCCTATTCACCGGAACTGAATCCAATAGAGCAGGTATGGAGTTGGTTACGTCAGAACGAAATAGCCAATAGGTGTTTTGAATGTTATGACGATATTGTCGACAAGCTGTGTAGTGCTTGGAATCGTTTTTGTGCAGACAAAAGCAGAGTCATTTCACTCTGCTTTAGAGATTGGACCATGTTGACCAATTAA
- a CDS encoding transposase translates to MALKDVQIWFQDEARFGQRNTTTRIWAEKGTRPRAVQQQQFEYAYLFGAVCVNTGETEAIVVPMSNMEAMKEQLRLISQSTPTDKHAVVIMDQASWHQSYTNRTNFMI, encoded by the coding sequence GTGGCTTTAAAAGATGTTCAAATCTGGTTTCAAGATGAAGCCAGATTTGGCCAGCGCAACACAACCACCCGAATATGGGCAGAAAAAGGGACTCGCCCCAGAGCGGTACAACAACAGCAATTTGAGTATGCGTACCTCTTTGGAGCGGTGTGCGTTAATACCGGAGAAACTGAAGCTATTGTTGTGCCGATGAGCAACATGGAAGCAATGAAAGAGCAACTCAGGCTCATTTCTCAATCAACACCCACGGACAAACATGCTGTCGTCATCATGGATCAAGCCAGTTGGCATCAAAGTTATACCAATCGCACTAATTTTATGATCTAA
- a CDS encoding helix-turn-helix domain-containing protein, with amino-acid sequence MMTSDFPKLIRETSDARMRTRLLAISHFVDGKSRTQIAKYLKVSRTSVNNWVVTYLKNGVEGLVEKQHTGRPPRLTEDQLSQLKLYITSNAIKPEGGRLQGTDIIEFIHEEFGLSYSLSGIYKILRKLDLVWITTRSKHPKQSVEAQEAFKKIPNRNDP; translated from the coding sequence ATGATGACCTCTGACTTCCCAAAACTTATTCGTGAAACATCTGATGCTAGGATGCGTACGAGACTTCTTGCTATATCTCATTTCGTGGATGGAAAAAGCCGCACTCAGATCGCCAAATATTTAAAAGTCAGTCGTACCAGTGTCAATAACTGGGTGGTGACTTATTTGAAGAACGGTGTTGAAGGCTTAGTAGAAAAGCAGCATACAGGCCGTCCTCCACGACTGACTGAAGACCAGCTATCTCAGTTAAAGCTGTACATAACTTCCAATGCGATTAAGCCTGAAGGTGGAAGACTACAGGGAACAGATATTATTGAATTCATACATGAGGAATTTGGCCTATCGTACAGCTTATCAGGTATCTATAAAATATTGAGAAAGCTTGATTTAGTTTGGATAACAACGCGTTCAAAGCACCCAAAGCAATCTGTAGAAGCGCAAGAAGCTTTTAAAAAAATTCCAAATCGAAACGATCCTTAA
- a CDS encoding DUF1904 domain-containing protein: MPHFRFRAVEPQTVQHLSKTLVDELQSPMNAPREDFTFEYIYTTFFQEGEVSQAYPFVEVLWFDRGQETQDQVAQVITQQVREVIGEEVDVAVIFTALNQTDYYDNAQHY; the protein is encoded by the coding sequence ATGCCCCATTTTCGATTTCGCGCGGTTGAACCGCAGACCGTCCAGCACCTTTCAAAAACATTGGTGGATGAACTACAGTCCCCGATGAATGCTCCTCGTGAAGATTTTACATTCGAATACATATATACCACTTTCTTCCAAGAGGGAGAGGTTTCTCAAGCTTATCCTTTTGTTGAAGTGTTGTGGTTTGATCGGGGGCAGGAAACTCAGGATCAGGTTGCACAAGTTATTACGCAACAGGTCAGAGAAGTGATAGGAGAAGAGGTTGATGTTGCTGTTATTTTTACAGCACTGAACCAGACAGATTACTATGATAATGCGCAACATTATTAA